The Sesamum indicum cultivar Zhongzhi No. 13 linkage group LG6, S_indicum_v1.0, whole genome shotgun sequence genome has a segment encoding these proteins:
- the LOC105165875 gene encoding uncharacterized protein LOC105165875 — MLQGAETRYAEIEKLALAVVVTARKLRPYFQSHQIVVRTNHLLRNILTRPEASGRMIKWAVELGEFDITYQSRTAEKAQILADFMIEIRRPRGSRNMDVAWLEFAFEAGAQVLEVYTDSQVVAMQIEGMYETRKKSMTEYLRKTKERMQKFSKCTIQQIPRSENERADALSKLGATLVGIKDRKITVMIKERSAISGGTETNMVTLKCLWIEEITAYLKEGVLPTDPGHARRIKFKAPRFALVGTQLYKRTVEGPLLKCLDDPQARYVLQEVHEGSCGNHSGARSLAQKIARQGYFWPTLMRDCKEFVRRCEKCQKFASQIHTHAVPMTPVSITCPFDQWGIDILGPFPPARAQKKFVIVAVEYFSKWVEAEAVSKITEREAINFI; from the exons ATGTTACAAGGTGCGGAGACTAGATATGCTGAGATCGAAAAATTGGCGCTAGCTGTGGTCGTGACTGCTAGGAAGTTGAGGCCGTATTTCCAGTCGCATCAAATAGTGGTAAGGACGAATCATCTCCTCAGAAATATCCTCACGCGACCAGAGGCGTCAGGTAGAATGATAAAGTGGGCGGTCGAACTGGGGGAGTTCGACATCACTTATCAGAGTCGAACAGCAGAGAAAGCCCAAATTTTAGCTGATTTTATGATAGAAATCCGGCGCCCCAGAGGATCCAGGAACATGGATGTTGCAT GGTTGGAGTTTGCATTTGAAGCGGGAGCGCAAGTCCTGGAAGTCTACACAGATTCGCAGGTGGTCGCTATGCAAATTGAAGGGATGTATGAAACTAGGAAAAAGTCTATGACGGAATATTTGAGGAAAACAAAGGAACGGATGCAGAAATTCTCTAAATGCACTATCCAGCAAATTCCAAGGAGTGAAAATGAAAGAGCCGATGCCTTATCGAAGCTGGGGGCTACATTGGTGGGGATAAAGGACAGAAAAATCACAGTGATGATAAAGGAACGATCAGCGATCTCAGGAGGGACGGAAACTAACATGGTAACCTTAAAATGCCTGTGGATCGAAGAAATTACAGCATACCTCAAAGAAGGGGTCTTACCTACTGACCCCGGGCATGCTCGACGCATAAAGTTCAAAGCTCCGAGGTTCGCGTTAGTAGGGACGCAGTTGTATAAAAGGACAGTAGAAGGACCTCTCCTCAAATGTTTAGACGATCCACAGGCTAGGTATGTTTTGCAAGAAGTTCATGAAGGTAGTTGTGGGAACCATTCTGGAGCCAGATCGTTGGCTCAAAAAATAGCCAGACAGGGGTATTTCTGGCCAACATTGATGAGGGATTGCAAGGAATTCGTACGAAGGTGTGAGAAATGCCAGAAGTTTGCTTCACAAATTCACACGCATGCAGTCCCAATGACTCCTGTTTCAATTACATGCCCATTCGATCAATGGGGTATAGATATACTGGGACCGTTCCCTCCTGCTCGAGCCCAAAAGAAGTTTGTGATAGTAGCAGTGGAGTACTTTTCTAAATGGGTGGAGGCAGAAGCCGTCTCGAAAATCACTGAAAGGGAAGCTATAAACTTCATATGA